TCCTGCACGGTCAGCAGGACGAGCGCGATGATCCCCTTGGTGATCGCCGCGTTGCTGTCCGCCAGGAAGTGCAGCCGCCCGTCTTCGCGGACCGTGGGATAGACCCACACCGCCGCGGAACAGCCGCGGACCAGCGTGGCGTCGGTCTTGAGCGGATCGGGCATCGGTTCGAGTTCGCGGCCGAGATCGATCAGCAGGCGGTAGCGGTCGTCGGCGTCGAGGAAATCATATTCTTCGTAAAGATCGGCGAGGGCGCGCATTTCGGTCATGCCCGCCATATAGGGGGAAAAGCGGATGGGGAAACCCGCTTTTCCCTGCCGGTCACAGATCGACGCCCGCCGCGATGGCTTCCAGCTTGCGAATGCGTTCCTTGAGGTCGGCGACCTCGATCCGGGTGGCGGCCGAGGGCGGCGCGGCCTCATGGTTCCCCTGCGCCAGTTCCGCGCGCTTGAGGTCCAGCCAGCCGTTCCAGCCGCGCAGCGCCGTCGCCGCGACGATGACGAGGCCGGCCAGGCCCGCGGCCGCCATGCTCATGTAGAAAAGGGGGTCCTGCATATCGTCCTCCCTGTGGTCCCTCCGGGCCGCTTTTTCAGTCGCGGTCCCGCAATTTGTCGAATTCGCGCTCCAGCGCGGTGGAGCTGTCGGTCGCGAGCCGCTCCAGCACGGCCACGCGATCCTTGAGCGCCTTGACCTCCGCGCGCAGCCTTTCGGCCTCCGGGTCCGGGCCGCGATGGACGAAGGCTTCGCCCCTGCCGCGGCGCAGGACGCCATATTTGGCGCGGATGACGCTGGCGATGGCGGTGATCGCGACGATGGCGACGACCATTTCAAACGGATTCATGACGACTTCCCCTTGCATGTCAGGACGGCGCGGATTTCCGATTCCCTTCCCTGCGGCAGGATCGCGCGGCTATCCCGATCTTCCTCTCGTTTCCTTTTCCCGGTCGCGCAGGGCGATTTTCGACCGGCGGCGGCTCCCGTTCGATGAACGGTGTCAGCGCAGGCGGTCGATCTCGTCCGCCAGGCGGGTGTTGCGGCTGGTATAATAGATTTCGATGTCGGCCAGGCGACGGTCGATGTCGCGGAACTTGGAGCGCACGTCGCGGGTGGAGCGCGCCGGATTGGTGCGCACGCCCTGCCAGAATTTCTCGTCGTCCCGGTCGGCATAGAGGCCCGTCGGCTTGTCGTCGGCCATCCAGGCGGCGAGGAAATAGGCGATCAGCGTCCAGGGGAAGGCCCCCATCAGCGTCACCAGCACCGCGACGATCCGGATCCAGATCACGTCGATCCCGGTATAGTCGGCGATCCCGGCACAGACGCCCAGCCATTTGCCGTTCTGCTTGTCGAGGTAGAATTTGGTGCGGCGGGCGCTCATCTTACGGTCCTCCGGTCGAAATCATAATCCTCGTCCTGCGACGGACGGACGGGGCGGAAATCGGGATTGTCGGCGGCAACGATCCGTTCGACCGTCTGCAACCTTTCCTCCAACCGCCGGGCGAGCAGGTGAAGCTCGTCCAGCAGCTTCTCATCCTCGTCGGTGATCTTGGGCGCCTGCTTCCACTTGGTCACATAATGGAAGATCAGCCAGGGCATGCCGATGAACAGCATCCCGACGATGACGATGGGAAGGAAGACATCTTCCATGGCGTCATTCCCCCTTGTTCATGCTGGCCTTGAGGGCGGCCAGTTCGGCGTCCACCTTGTCGGACGAGCGCAATTCCGCGATCTCCTCCTCCAGCGTCTTGGGGACCTGGCCCAGCGCC
This genomic window from Sphingobium cloacae contains:
- a CDS encoding SufE family protein, whose amino-acid sequence is MTEMRALADLYEEYDFLDADDRYRLLIDLGRELEPMPDPLKTDATLVRGCSAAVWVYPTVREDGRLHFLADSNAAITKGIIALVLLTVQDRTPQDIGATDIEGALAPFDLRNQLSSNRTQGIPNMIALIRETARRYGG
- the pspC gene encoding envelope stress response membrane protein PspC, whose product is MSARRTKFYLDKQNGKWLGVCAGIADYTGIDVIWIRIVAVLVTLMGAFPWTLIAYFLAAWMADDKPTGLYADRDDEKFWQGVRTNPARSTRDVRSKFRDIDRRLADIEIYYTSRNTRLADEIDRLR
- the pspB gene encoding envelope stress response membrane protein PspB, which gives rise to MEDVFLPIVIVGMLFIGMPWLIFHYVTKWKQAPKITDEDEKLLDELHLLARRLEERLQTVERIVAADNPDFRPVRPSQDEDYDFDRRTVR